The Carassius auratus strain Wakin chromosome 27, ASM336829v1, whole genome shotgun sequence genome includes a region encoding these proteins:
- the LOC113045251 gene encoding pyroglutamyl-peptidase 1-like: MEQKKTVIVTGFEPFGEHAVNASWVAVQELEKLGLGHDIKLHVAEVPVEYQAVQSLLPSLWKQQLPQLVVHVGVSGMATTVTLEQCGHNQGYMRLDNCSFCPESRCCMEGGPDCIQSVIDMDAVCKRVNSSGLGVSVSVSEDAGRYLCDYTYYTSLFLGEGRSAFVHVPPLGKPYSAEQLARALRAVILEMLELMENNKGKKPCLHNQ; the protein is encoded by the exons ATGGAGCAGAAGAAAACGGTTATCGTGACAG GCTTTGAGCCGTTCGGTGAACACGCTGTCAATGCCAGCTGGGTGGCAGTACAG GAGCTGGAGAAGCTGGGTCTGGGTCACGATATAAAGCTTCACGTCGCTGAGGTTCCTGTGGAGTATCAGGCGGTCCAGAGTCTTCTGCCGTCTCTATGGAAACAGCAGCTTCCTCAA tTAGTGGTCCATGTTGGAGTGTCCGGGATGGCCACAACAGTAACTCTTGAACAGTGTGGTCATAACCAGGGTTACATGCGGCTGGATAACTGCAGCTTCTGTCCGGAGTCACGCTGCTGTATGGAGGGAGGACCCGACTGCATTCAGTCTGTCATAGACATGGACGCCGTCTGCAAGAGAGTCAACTCCTCCGGGCTCGgcgtctctgtgtctgtctcagAGGATGCCGGCAG GTATCTGTGTGATTACACCTACTACACGTCTCTGTTTCTGGGCGAGGGCAGGTCTGCGTTTGTGCATGTTCCTCCTCTGGGGAAGCCCTACAGCGCGGAGCAGCTCGCTCGGGCCCTCAGGGCCGTCATCCTGGAGATGCTCGAACTGATGGAGAACAACAAGGGAAAGAAACCCTGTCTGCACAACCAATGA
- the LOC113045252 gene encoding transcription factor jun-D-like has protein sequence MMKKDMSLNLNDQNSSSLKPDLRDAEGILSSPELGLLKLASPELERLIIQANGMVTTSPNSQFVYPKTVSDEQEFAEGFVKALEDLHKQNQLSGGACVPPTLNRLASGTDLPVYTNLSTYGSTTVNYSTDTIPFPPPPPAQSSLKDEPQTVPDMQSFGDSPPLSPINMDTQERIKAERKKLRNRIAASKCRKRKLERISRLEDKVKNLKSQNTELASTASVLREQVAQLKQRVMNHVNNGCQLLPNQVQAY, from the coding sequence ATGATGAAGAAAGACATGAGTTTGAACCTAAACGACCAGAACAGCTCCAGCCTGAAGCCCGATCTTAGGGATGCTGAAGGGATCCTCAGTTCCCCCGAGCTGGGGCTCCTGAAACTGGCTTCTCCGGAGCTGGAGAGGCTCATCATCCAGGCCAACGGGATGGTGACCACCTCGCCGAACTCCCAGTTCGTCTACCCGAAGACGGTGAGCGACGAGCAGGAGTTCGCGGAGGGATTCGTCAAAGCCCTGGAGGACCTTCACAAGCAGAACCAGCTGAGCGGAGGCGCGTGCGTCCCTCCGACGCTCAACAGACTCGCGAGCGGCACGGATCTGCCCGTGTACACGAACTTGAGCACGTACGGGAGCACCACGGTGAACTATTCCACGGACACCATTCCGTTCCCTCCTCCGCCGCCCGCGCAGTCGTCTCTGAAGGACGAGCCGCAGACCGTGCCGGACATGCAGAGCTTCGGCGACAGTCCTCCGCTGTCCCCCATCAACATGGACACACAGGAGCGCATCAAGGCCGAGCGGAAGAAGCTGCGCAACCGCATCGCCGCCTCCAAATGCCGCAAGCGGAAACTGGAGCGGATATCCCGGCTGGAAGACAAAGTGAAGAACCTGAAGAGCCAGAACACGGAGCTCGCGTCCACCGCCAGCGTGCTGAGAGAACAAGTGGCGCAGTTAAAACAGAGAGTGATGAACCACGTTAACAACGGGTGCCAGTTACTGCCTAACCAAGTGCAAGCTTATTAG
- the LOC113045253 gene encoding uncharacterized protein LOC113045253, which yields MHSENLRFPTPYCQLCLRRTPGPADGSCLRMESGVAPFPKELGMERAERTGASLVYSDEIRHPCYRWDSACVREIRRECGCVQRWYYPELLHPFNGDHVLKVRGHRCYSSYVQERDNIHQPEYNGHCERRRVSFRHHEERPETGRQSHCNGPNYNQPGFFPTEVPSSKLGRSKALGNRLQVNGPQREDVRTSRGDEGLEKHGKQRKSQGTVREQIKQVVTELEEVLGGLKQVQLEMKEVVQQIDILTSNIDLGEDEPSLSNALSQDATKSSRIGVVALIHNSNSEEDVSTSNSSLAHSPVTVDLVHINSPSPMRNCTSLSPPEQRSVTVEDKGKRVVKQSSETQRTANGNCLPHRTARKGQMDNHRPPAAPAVCTNSNKTQRPPPYPQNGQVKMRMPPYPGKHKTLSSTVVD from the exons ATGCACTCGGAGAATTTGAGATTCCCAACGCCTTACTGCCAACTTTGCTTGCGACGCACACCGGGCCCCGCAGACGGATCATGTCTGCGTATGGAGTCCGGAGTAGCCCCGTTCCCAAAGGAGTTGGGGATGGAGCGAGCGGAGAGGACTGGAGCATCACTGGTTTACTCCGACGAGATCCGACATCCGTGCTACAGGTGGGACTCGGCTTGCGTTCGGGAGATCCGGCGGGAGTGTGGATGCGTCCAGCGGTGGTATTACCCAGAGCTGTTGCATCCCTTCAACGGTGACCATGTTttgaaggtcagaggtcaccggTGCTACTCATCCTACGTTCAGGAAAGGGACAACATTCATCAGCCGGAATATAACGGACATTGCGAGAGGAGACGGGTGTCATTCCGGCATCACGAGGAGCGACCCGAGACTGGAAGACAATCACACTGTAATGGGCCGAACTACAATCAGCCAGGTTTTTTCCCAACTGAGGTGCCCTCGAGCAAGCTGGGCCGGTCCAAGGCACTCGGGAACAGACTGCAGGTGAATGGACCGCAGCGGGAGGACGTAAGGACGTCTCGGGGGGACGAGGGTCTGGAGAAACATGGCAAGCAGAGGAAGAGCCAGGGAACAGTACGGGAACAGATCAAACAAGTGGTCACCGAGCTCGAGGAAGTGCTGGGTGGTCTCAAACAGGTCCAGTTGGAGATGAAAGAG GTCGTCCAACAGATCGACATTCTGACGTCTAATATTGACCTTGGTGAAGACGAACCAAGTCTATCCAATGCACTCTCCCAAGATGCCACCAAAAGCAGTCGGATTGGTGTTGTGGCACTGATCCACAATTCAAACAGTGAAGAGGACGTGTCCACTTCCAATTCCTCTCTCGCTCACAGCCCTGTCACTGTGGATTTAGTTCACATTAACAGTCCTTCACCGATGAGAAACTGCACAAGTCTATCCCCTCCTGAGCAACGATCCGTTACTGTTGAGGATAAAGGCAAACGAGTTGTGAAACAGAGCTCAGAGACTCAAAGGACAGCCAATGGAAACTGCCTACCACATCGGACGGCAAGGAAAGGCCAGATGGACAACCACAGACCCCCTGCAGCTCCAGCAGTGTGCACTAACTCAAATAAAACCCAACGGCCTCCACCTTACCCTCAGAACGGACAGGTGAAGATGAGGATGCCTCCCTATCCTGGAAAACATAAGACGCTCTCCTCCACCGTAGT GGACTGA